A window of Ammospiza caudacuta isolate bAmmCau1 chromosome 20, bAmmCau1.pri, whole genome shotgun sequence genomic DNA:
CTGTCACTGAAGCACAAacctggggaaggagggagaacCACGTGGAGCAGGCAGCTTATAAaggggaagggatggagggacagaggggccTGGTCTCCATGGGTACCAAGCCAGTGACAGGGGCAGGAGAAACCCAAGGAAGTTGTGACACCAAGTCCATGGGGAGActgtttttccctttgggaGGGATGACTCTGTGATAAGTAGTTAATGTTTCCAGGCTGAGGGTTTGGGGATTGACCAAGGGGGGACAATTCATGGGATGCTACAAGTCGCAGCTCTGGCTGGGGCCCATCTGCCCCTGCCTGCGCTGCTGACACCTCcatcccaggcacagccctggctggctcggtgcctgcccctggcagcctggcacaCTCTGCAGGTGCCCAGGGACCTCATTGCCTCACAccactgggagcagccagcaggtcCTGAGGGttgcagagctcccagcacagacTGTGTGAAAGCTGACAGTGAGCCACAGGGCAGGGGTGCTGCCTGGGGGGAGGAAAAGGGACAAGGTGGACCCCTGGACCAGGCTGTTGTGGGgagatagaatgtaagaaaatagtgCAGAAAGTAATCTCATCTttgaggagttgcagctgtactaattacCAATTAGGAGCAAGCCTGCCCTTagcaggccacagctgtgtccaatgaAGATGAGTGCTGAAAGAGTGAGTTGTGCTGTGAAGAGAGTTAGAGTTTGttagctgtgctgtgaagaagaaagagtcagtgctgtgaaaagctgcccatgagaaatcaccaagaaaaTATGGAGCTTTTGCAATAAGATAGCAACATGCTGGGAGAGCCACAGCctgtgcaaaataaaaatagggaAAGGTCATGGTTTGGGTCAGAGTCTGAGCACAGTGCCAGctgtctgtcctgctcctgTACCAGCTTGGGGACCTGGAGGCCAGCTCAGGGCAGAAGCAGGAGCAAGGGTGTCTCCCTGCCCAGGACTGCCAGAGCCCTTCTGGCTCCTGaggtgctgctcagagcccacccTGGGCAAAAGGGAACAGGACAGACTGGAATTCTGATGTCCTGGGTCCACCACGGGCAAAGGGGAGCAGGACAGACTGGAATTCTGAGCTCCTGGGTCCACCACGGGCAAAGGGGAACGGGACAGACTGGAATTCTGAGCTCCTGGGTCCACCATGGGCAAAGGGGAACGGGACAGACTGGAATTCTGAGCTCCTGGGTCACCCTGCCCCAACACTCACcatcccctctcccctctctccctgctgctgctgctgggccaccTGAGCAGAAGAAGATCATGATCATAATCTGCTGTGTGATCCTGGGCATCGTCATCGCCTCCACCTTCGGCGGCATTTTCGGCTAGGCTGCCCCGGGACTGTCAGTGTGCGATGGACGGAGCCGCGCGCGCCGCGGGGCTGCAGCCACCCGGAGCCCCCGCGCAGCCCCGGAGCctcccagcagcatttcagtttCATGCATGGTTGTTTGTGACGCTGTGTGTGCGGTGCGGTGCGTCTGTGTGGAGGGAGCTCCGGCCCCGGGGCGGGCAGGGGCCGGCCCTGGTGATGGCTGCGAGGGGGACCCTGCTGGGGGGAACCCGAGCTCTCAtcactgctgcaggctggggggaCGCTGGCACCGATGGGTGGGTGGGGGACTGTGCTGCTCATCCTGTCCTGGGCAGTGTGTGtgacaggagggagggagggagggatgatGGGGTCGGGGTCCTCGGGAGTGTGGTGCCCAGTCAGCCTCCCCAGCTTGCCCATCACCTCCAGCTCTCATGTCTGTCGGCCGCATCTGTGCTTGCAAACACCTTCCCTCGGGCTGCTTCTCTCCGGGGCCCTTCCCCAGGggtgtgctctgcccagccctgcctggccagtgactgtgtctggctctggggctccatccctgccactcctcccctccccacatGAGCCCTCGCCCCAGCAGGGTGCCAAAGGCTGGAGGAGCCTGATGGAGCAGTGTggaatgaggagctgctgcctggggccAGGAATAGGACACATGgggccagtgctgctcctggatGCTGGCCTGAcagggcagggtggcacagagaGTCCAAGGCCAGTGAATTTCCCTGGCTGCTCATCCTGCAGTGCTCTCAGCCCTGGCACATGATGCCCTGGCTGCTCTTGCCCATAGGCTGGACTCTGCCTGCCAGGCTTTGGGGCTGTTGCTGAtacccacagccctggcagcactcAGCTGCAAGCAGGGCTGCCCCAACCTTGCTTCTTCACACCCATGGCTGGGGGTTAGAAGCAGTTGGGCTCTCTCCTGTTGtggtgccaggagcagcccttgCTGCATCCAGCCCCCTGCAAGCCAGGAGTGgcagcctccctgctcctgtctccAGTCTGGCTCTGAACAGGCCAGTGCCCCACTGCCTGTTTGCCACCTCCTGGCActgtgccctcctgcccagccacccagtgaggctcctgctcagtgggagctgtggcacagcctgggtgccctgtgccctctgccatgcccatggcacagctgcagctgctgtgggggtcTCACTGGCAGCTCAGGGGGGTCCAGTACTGCCATTGCCTGTTTGCCTCTGGCTAGGGccagggctctgccctcacCTTCCTCTGCAGACCCCAGGGCTCTGGTGGCCTGTGCACATGCCAAAGCACCACAGGAGTCCCCACGTAGGACTCACTGCCActctgggacaggggctggctGTCAGGTGCTGGCAGCAGACAAGGGACACTTGATGGCAGCCAGTAttccagcctggggcagtgccatctcccagccccaccagcaccagggcagggcttgCTGCACAAGCTGGCAGGGTGCTGTGGCTCAGGCACTGGCTGTGTGTGCCCCTGGGTGCAGGGGAGAGGCAGAGGCCGCAGCCAGAgtgctgcctgccccagggccagccctgACACGGTTTCTCTGCCATTGTTaccccacacagcccctgctgcttgCAGCTCCCTTGGCAAGGGGGTCCAGCCTGGTTCCCCACACTGCCCAGTCCCAGCCCTCGGGGTGCAGCCATggaacagccctgcccagagcccccttCTCTCACAGTCCCACAGCACTGATGtgagctccagcactgcagcctgcaggcactgaagGGCTTGGGGCACCAGGactgtgcaggcagggctgggaggcaggcaggggcaggggctctgctccaggggaaAAAGGGAGTGGCCAtgctcctgtccctcagcagctccctgccacTGCCCTCCGTGCTTGCTCTGCcaggccagccagagctccagggccCCTCCAGGAAGCAATAACACTGGGCAGGCAGGAAAACCctcctcccaggctgctgccctgcagccatgctcctgccctgcagccatgccAACTGCTAGCACAaggtgacttttttttcttccaggcagcagctttAGTGGCACAAGCTCACCTGACATCAGGGCTGTGGCACCCTGTCAAGGCACAAGGCCAGGAACTGCCTCAGGGGGGGTTCTTGGCCCTTGCTCCTTGTTGGCACCACCACTGCCAGCagcccccacagcagcaggagccagatAGGGCCAGTCAGGGCTGTTGGCACTTTGCTGGGatcctgtgggcagcagcagtgctgggctccaAGGGCAGGGAGACAAGGAGCCACTGCTGCCCCACAGGCAGGCTCACACTGTCCTCGCTGTGAGGGGAGGGTGTTTTGGTGCAATAATtacccctgcactacgggaaGCCCCATTGAGTTCCTTTTCACCTACCTGTCGTTGCATGTACAGACCAAATCACCAAAAGTGTGGTTGTGCTTTGGGAAGACGTTTCACCTTTTCTTTCCAGCCCCCACCCTGCACCCGCTCGTCCTTTGGGTTCCACCACCTCTGTTCCAGGTGCCACCTGCCCTCCCCACGCCGGGAGCGTGTTGATGCAGTATTCCATGAGCAGTGTGGGGCACGCACAGCTTGCACTCGAACTGGGGattggggttttctttgggttttttctttttttttttttttttgtaattaatgTACTTGAAGGCTTTCCGAGACCCCCGTGGAGTTCTACTGTTGCTGTACTGTGAGCTAAGTGTCCTTGTTTTCTATGTGGATCTTGACCCTGGCTTGCTCTGTCTCACTGGGCTGGATGACACTGTATGTTgcctctcttctccttctctctttcccttcctgctagcattcctttcttctcctgagGCTTTGGGTGCAAAACAGCTTCccattttgtggaatttttatGTAGAATAAACATTTGTAACTGTAAAGCTTTGGGTGGCACCTCTCCTTGTTTCAGGGGAAAGAGGTGATGGAGGGGGTTCAGTCAGCCCCAGCACCTTGGAAGCATTAAAGCAAACAGAGTGGGCCTGGTGCCAAGCACCAACAGGAGTAAATGGGTAGTGGAGTAACACTTGAGTTAGGAGCAATTTCGTCCTTATGGAGCTACACCTTGGCAGTGTGGatcctctgcaggcagaggggaaGCTGGCAGGGAATGAGGTACCCTATTCCCACCTCAATATTCCCAGCACCAAGGGCAGGACGCAGGACACCAGCAAACACTTGCAACTCTTTGACTCTTTAGTGAGGAACTGGATATCACATCCTGGCTTacctggagctcagctggctCACTGCACTCAGGAAGGTGATGATGGCACTGTAGAGCACTGCCAGAGCACTGTCTGCACCTTCAccagggaagcagggctggaagcTTTGCTGTTCGGCAGCACCTGAGCCAATCTGTACCTTTAAGAGCCACAGTGAGCAGTCCCAGCAAGTCCCCAGGCGTGGGGTGCCATCTGTGCCATCCACAGGAGGCTCTCTGGAGGCACCCCCGTGCCACCTTGCATGGCAGCAgtgtccagagcagctcagaagCGAGGCCGGCGTTTCCGCCCGGTGTATTTGGTGTCTGCCCGCACCTCCCTGTGGGAACAGCAGgaacagctcagccccagctcagggcactgggaggggagggcagcagggctgtgccaggaggctgtgccaggaggctgggcagtgccagcctctgagcagcactcagctggaCTCACTTGCCCTGGCGCCGTCTGCgctccttcttctccaggaTCCAGTCCCGGCTTTTCTTCACAGACTTGCCCTTGACATTCCTGAACCGTGTCCtggggggagaggggacagcagctggagaggaactgAGTGTGGGGACAGATTTCTCTGCCCCAGAGGACTGTCACCCAGTAGTGAGTTTCCCTCCCACCACCCTGGGCAAGAGGCTGAgccagcacaggggcagggggCCAAACTCCAAacactgcaggaggaggaggaggctgattccagctcagagctgaggGATCCTGACCCATGAACTCCCCCAGGCCACAGCCCATGTCACACCAGCACCATGCTGCTCCCTGGGGTCTCAGGACATTACAGGCTCATGCACAACCACCTCCCCTTGTCTGCTCTACTCCAAGCAAGGCAGACAAACTCAGGCTTCCTCCAAcgttcccagctctgctgctgccctccaaGACCTCACAGCCCTTTGAGTGAGCAGAGAACAGCAATGTAAGAGGCAGGAAAACATGACAGCCACAAGCTCCTGGCAGCCATGACAACTTTCCTCTGGTTTTTGTTCTGTCTCTCCCAACGGCTGCAAGAGGGGCTCGTCCCTGCACCACTGCTGTGGGAAGAgacagggccagcagcagaaaCCCCTAGGCCACTActaagagaaaaaagggaatgcCAGGActcaggcacagcagcctggtTCCATCATGAGCCCTGTAAACATTCCCTCTGCCATACCCTGGcatcagctggagagctggacagaaagcacagctggctgACTGCTCAGATACAGCTCTAGGTAAGCACCAGAGCTCCAAGGAAGAGCCACGGGAAAGAACTCGTTTTGTTCCCCATGTCCCTTGGGAAGATAAAGGCATTctctcctgggctgctgtgagTCCTCCCTGTCCTTCCCCTCCACTGTAGGAGTGTGGTTCCCAGTAAAGCTCAGCCctgtccttcccctccccttgcttctcccccagcagcagtgTGGTCCCCAGCAAAGCTCAGCCCTCCAAGGCCCCCACTCTGCAGGGAGAACCTGCAGCCTCACCCCCAGGGTACCTCTCATTGGTGAACTTTGCCTGCTGTGGCTCTTCACTGGCACACTCGGTACCAAGgccctggaaagcaaaattgGGAAGTTGTGTTCTCCtctggagcaggcacagcccttcTAAAGTAAGGGGAATGCAGGGATCTGCAAGGGCAAGGACCAGAGGCACAAACTGGTCTTCCAGAAATTATGGCAAAAAAAGGCAGAACAGCTTTAAAGAGGGAAGGGTTAGATTGGATATGGGAAGAAATTCTCCCCTGTGAGGGTTGGCAGGCCCTGGcaaggctgcccagagcagctgtggctgcaccaTCCTTGgaaatgcccaaggccaggttggacagggcttggagcagcctggcacagtggaaggtgtccctgccatggcaggaggtggaacaTGATGAGCTgggaggtcccttccaacccaaaccagtctgtgatgATGTGAGAGCAGGGCTTGGTGACTGCCAGGAAATGTATAAATGAAGTCacacctgcactcccagagctgTTTGGCTCCCACactgcccacagctcctccacatcacccagggcagcagctctgctgcctcatgGAGGCCTCACCTTTGGTAATGTGCCAGATGTCCCAACAAAGAGACAGAGGAAGAACCTGAAAGAACAAGGAGCATGAACGTGGGATTCAGCATGTAAATCTCAGTCCCCAGGCAAGACTGAGATGGTTTATAACAGAGTCAGAGCTAGGTTTTAACCTCTGTCCATAAATGTAAAATGGGAGAGAGGATAGctcagggaaagggaaaaacaaaaagaaaataagatcaCTGCCAAGCCCAGGTTTCACCCCAAACACAGAGAGAGATGCAGGACTCACTTCTTGGCTTTGGCACTGTTGGGGTAATCCACCACCATTCCCCCTGTGAATCCAGCTCTCATGGCCTGGGCAGtgatgagctccagctgggaaaagcagcaggtgcAAAGTTAATGAGCAATCATCCCCCAGGAAAGGCCAAGAGCTCTGGGAGCAccaccccaggctgggcattccCAAGAGGgactgctcctcctcctgccaagCTCTGCACCCATCCCCTGGTTCTGCACTCCCATCCACACACCAATTCCTTGCCACTTCAATTTTAAGGCTCAGCCCAAGACAATCTATGAAATATGCATTTCCTCGAGCCAGGTCTCATAAGCTTTTGGAGATTTATTTCACACCtaagatagctcagctaccttagAAGGCATAAAAGAAGCAGGATGGCTTTTGTGGTAGTGCCttttaataaaatgcaaaataacaaaactttttacagagaaaaaccgAGCTAGGTGCAAGAGGCCCTCCTGCccctggtaaaacacctcacaaaagcaatttctttattctcttctttttctagtaaattgcttAGACAGGACTTTTTGACTTTTGTCTAATTAGCTATTTTTGAGGTGAACTCTTTTAAGTCTTAcgattttttttccacttaatTAAGAACAAAAACTTCTAagcttatttctttttaaagggaCAAAAAAGTTTTGTCACTCTGTCAACAAAGAGCACATAAATCCATAAATCCTATAAATTCCTATAAATCTATGAAACAACAGAACCTGTACAAGGTATCCTCCTTACAGGTTATTTTTTTGGGCTCCTGAAGAGCTCTAGAAGTGGCAGGGGGGACAGAGACGGTGCCTTGATGAGAAAGAACAGGATGCAAACAGTAAATGATTTATTTCTCTGCCTGTAGCCCTACCTGCTCTGAGTTCTCGGGgtacagctgcagcacagctcgGGATCCTCGGGCCTGCAGGAGACAGAGCAGTTCACACACCTGCCCCAGTGCAGGTGACCCCTCTGGGTcaccatcccagccccaaacatgagctccctcctccccaaaacctccagCACAAGgctcccaggagagctgctcagcCCACAGAGCCACTGAGGCTACCCCAGAATCATGAACTGCTAggtttggaaaagaaaaaaatcatcaagTGCAACTTTGATGAgaagcagcaccaggcaggaaGGCAGTGGCTGCCTTCAGAGCAGCATTTACTTAAAACCACCTGACTTGAAGTATCTTGCTAAAAAGCAAAGCCATAAAAGCAGCAGAGCCTTGGCTGGTGGAGGGTggtgttgcagacatcttttatgaaaaattctttccttaggattttttcctcctgagaagctgcgaggcctcaggaacaaaatgtaaacaatggttatctgctgctgtggaatgcaacaggtgcatctgtgattggcctgTATAATTATcattaatggccagtcacagcccagctagctcagactctctgtctgagccacaaacctttgttattcattcctttctattcttagcttagccagccttctgagatgaaaccttctattcttttagtatagttttaatgtagtATAcctcataaaataataaatcagccttctgaaacatggagccagatctccatctcttccctcaacctgagacccctgtgagcacggcCAGAGGGTGGCACTTACCAGGGCAGTGTAGAGAGTGGAGAAGAACCTGTACAGGCGTTTGGGGGGGCTGTGGGACTTCTTGTCAGCATTACAGAGCCACTGCACTGCAGAAATActgagagggaaaaggagaccCTCAGGACAGAGTCATTGGTTCCTTCACAGAGCTTGTCACCTCTCTTTGAGCTGAATTCCTGCTCTAGGCATGTGCTGGGCCTCAGGGAAaccatttcatttcctttgtgtTGCTCTGCGTTCTGTTTTGCAGTTACACAAACCTCTCTGGAGACTCAAAAAACTTAACAAGGTGCACAAATAAAGGACAAAAGCATCACCAAGCATCCCCTTTAGTCCAAATGCTCAAATCCTAGAatgacagaatggtttgggttggaagagaccttaaagctcagcTTGTTCCAGCCCTTGCCAGGGGTACAAACACCTCACagtgtcccagggtgctccaagctctgtccagcctggccttggacatttccagggatgggacagcacagctgctctgggcaacctggaGGCCTCCCCACTCTCACAGGGAATAATTTATTCTCTGTATCTCACCTAAATGTTCCCCCTTTCAGCTTGAACCCATTACTCCTGCTCCAGTTATTacagctcctgagcagcactgcagagctcagctgtgtccCTTTCCCTTGCCTGGCCAAGCAGGTTTTCCCAAAGAGCAATTTAAACCAGAGCTTTTGGCTCAGCAAAGGACAGCCCTTGCTTCTTCCCAGCTGTTTTCTGAGCAGGCGAGTGCCTCTGTCCCCTTCATCCCAAAGCCAAGCACCAAACCTTGATCCAGGACCTGACTTCTCTAAGCTCTGCCCCTTTATACTCTGTTCTCCTCCTTGGAGCAGCTCTCACCAACCCTGACAATACCCCCAGCTTTACTTTCTTCCCTTcaagaaaattcccagctcAACAGCACAAAAGGACAAGCATCCCCTGGGAGGCAGCTGTCACAAGCTGTTTGTACCACCCAGAGTTTTGGAGGTTTGTCCTGGAGTGATGGAGCCAAGGCTGACAGGG
This region includes:
- the BUD23 gene encoding probable 18S rRNA (guanine-N(7))-methyltransferase, which encodes MAGSGRRPEHRGPPELFYDEAEARKYTQNSRVVEIQSQMSERAVELLGLPEDRACLLLDVGCGSGLSGDYISEEGHYWIGMDISPAMLDVAVEREVEGDLLLADVGHGIPFRPGMFDGCISISAVQWLCNADKKSHSPPKRLYRFFSTLYTALARGSRAVLQLYPENSEQLELITAQAMRAGFTGGMVVDYPNSAKAKKFFLCLFVGTSGTLPKGLGTECASEEPQQAKFTNERTRFRNVKGKSVKKSRDWILEKKERRRRQGKEVRADTKYTGRKRRPRF